A genomic stretch from Nocardia wallacei includes:
- a CDS encoding PqqD family peptide modification chaperone translates to MLTLYVGDLHFSGWSMRGRVAVAEKGLPVAERIVELDWPIRESPDGVLFAGDGTDEREAGIGCACDADELAEADVEGILEDSAMSLLPRVPILADTETGAVAGDVVSIAEYLDEIAPDSGPSLMGTTRRQRALVRSISAWASHDLPYLREGASYARSLRTAPGIPGPGAVEQARWLCDVVSGLLRRSGGPFLVGDFGLADVMVSTYFQQLRGWHIGIDDPTVRDYAGRLLERPSVADHIDQARAIYRAIDEAPTGSPQWILRHYRYHPGKQLLHDWQRDRCEQLVNTTAAEAVQLAYQGLDLEQITQTLAQTYEVPPERVADDVTTLFARLSPA, encoded by the coding sequence ATGCTGACCTTGTACGTGGGTGATCTCCACTTTTCGGGATGGTCGATGCGCGGTCGAGTCGCGGTGGCCGAGAAGGGCCTTCCAGTGGCCGAAAGGATCGTGGAGCTGGATTGGCCGATCCGGGAAAGTCCGGACGGGGTGCTGTTCGCCGGCGACGGGACCGACGAACGCGAGGCCGGTATCGGCTGCGCGTGTGATGCCGACGAACTCGCGGAAGCCGATGTCGAAGGCATTCTGGAGGACTCCGCGATGTCGCTGCTGCCTCGGGTCCCGATTCTGGCCGACACCGAGACCGGAGCCGTTGCCGGAGATGTGGTCTCGATCGCCGAATACCTCGATGAAATCGCACCGGACTCCGGTCCCAGCCTCATGGGCACCACGCGACGCCAACGGGCCTTGGTCCGCTCTATCTCCGCCTGGGCGAGTCACGACCTGCCGTACCTGCGCGAGGGCGCGTCCTACGCACGCTCGCTCCGTACCGCCCCCGGCATTCCTGGGCCCGGCGCGGTGGAGCAGGCACGGTGGCTGTGCGATGTAGTGTCCGGATTGTTGCGCCGTTCGGGCGGTCCGTTCCTCGTCGGAGACTTCGGGCTCGCGGATGTGATGGTGTCGACCTACTTCCAGCAGCTCCGCGGCTGGCATATCGGCATCGACGACCCCACCGTGCGCGACTACGCGGGTCGACTGCTGGAACGACCGTCGGTCGCTGACCACATCGACCAGGCCCGCGCGATCTACCGGGCCATCGACGAAGCCCCGACCGGGTCGCCGCAGTGGATCCTGCGCCACTACCGCTATCACCCGGGCAAGCAATTGCTGCACGACTGGCAACGCGACCGCTGCGAACAACTGGTCAACACCACCGCCGCGGAGGCAGTACAGCTGGCCTATCAGGGTCTCGACCTCGAGCAGATCACGCAGACGCTCGCCCAAACCTATGAGGTGCCGCCGGAGCGCGTTGCCGACGACGTCACCACGTTGTTCGCGCGGCTATCACCCGCCTGA
- a CDS encoding phosphotransferase: MVDGRTVFAKAIPIRDRFAHRYRIEGDTATQLPAEIPAPAVRFMLEIDGWRVLVFDDVTGRHPRFDQPTELAAVLAVVEDMARMLTPNPLPDVPTLADDLGSDLSGWRKLAGGELAGNLDEWSARNVDRLAVLESGWERATVGQTLLHTDLRADNMLVRPDGTVMIVDWSWPSVGAAWVDLVFLATAFALHGVDPEPILGSHALTRGVDPDAISALVCALAGYWIRESRRPGGSQSVALRRHRAESGRATVAWLQRRVGWK; encoded by the coding sequence ATGGTGGACGGTCGCACGGTGTTTGCCAAAGCAATCCCCATCAGAGACCGTTTCGCCCACCGGTACCGGATCGAAGGCGACACCGCGACTCAGCTCCCAGCAGAGATCCCGGCACCAGCGGTGAGGTTCATGCTGGAAATCGACGGGTGGCGAGTCCTGGTATTCGACGACGTCACCGGTCGCCATCCCCGTTTCGACCAGCCTACGGAATTGGCGGCGGTGCTCGCCGTGGTCGAGGACATGGCACGGATGCTGACACCGAACCCACTACCGGACGTACCGACCCTGGCCGATGATCTCGGATCGGACTTATCAGGTTGGCGGAAGCTGGCCGGCGGCGAGCTGGCCGGTAACTTGGACGAGTGGTCGGCCCGGAACGTGGATCGGCTCGCTGTTCTCGAATCCGGGTGGGAGCGTGCCACGGTCGGGCAGACGTTGCTGCATACCGATCTTCGCGCCGACAACATGCTGGTGCGCCCCGATGGCACGGTGATGATCGTGGACTGGTCCTGGCCATCCGTGGGTGCGGCGTGGGTGGATCTGGTGTTCCTGGCGACCGCCTTCGCCCTGCATGGGGTCGATCCCGAACCGATCCTGGGCTCGCACGCCCTCACCCGGGGCGTCGATCCTGATGCGATCTCTGCGCTGGTGTGCGCGCTGGCGGGGTACTGGATCCGAGAGAGCCGTCGGCCTGGAGGGTCGCAGTCGGTGGCTCTGCGTCGGCACCGCGCCGAGTCAGGTCGCGCAACGGTTGCGTGGTTGCAGCGGCGGGTCGGGTGGAAGTGA
- a CDS encoding GNAT family N-acetyltransferase — MVAPLDIPRLTANDRFVLRSWEISDLPLVREASSDDHIPLITTVPAVYSREAGEAFVRRQWERVSTGSGYPFVIVRVEDGRPLGSVGLWLRDLDEGRAMLGYWVVKSARGQRVAAEALRAVTAWALTDLEIRRLHLYVEPWNAASQRTAERVGFQCEGLLRSWQLVGEERRDMIMYSMLGSDLS, encoded by the coding sequence ATGGTTGCCCCGTTGGATATCCCGCGTTTGACTGCAAACGACAGATTTGTGCTCCGCTCCTGGGAGATCAGCGACCTGCCTCTGGTTCGAGAGGCGTCGAGCGACGATCACATCCCGTTGATCACGACCGTTCCGGCGGTGTACTCGCGAGAAGCAGGCGAAGCCTTCGTGCGTCGGCAGTGGGAGCGTGTATCGACCGGCAGTGGGTATCCGTTCGTCATCGTGCGGGTTGAGGACGGTCGGCCGCTCGGGTCGGTCGGTCTGTGGTTGCGGGACCTGGACGAGGGGCGTGCGATGCTGGGCTACTGGGTGGTCAAGTCCGCTCGTGGTCAGCGGGTCGCTGCGGAAGCGCTTCGAGCGGTCACTGCCTGGGCCCTTACTGACCTGGAGATCCGCCGCCTTCACCTATATGTCGAGCCCTGGAATGCCGCATCCCAGCGGACGGCTGAGCGTGTGGGTTTCCAGTGTGAGGGCCTGCTCCGCAGTTGGCAGCTGGTCGGCGAGGAGCGTCGGGACATGATCATGTATTCGATGTTGGGTTCTGATCTGTCCTGA
- a CDS encoding HalD/BesD family halogenase: MTGGVNTRYEVEHAQRIAAAHDDLERHGAAVVSWLFPASVRYAIAAEAIWLAEQLGVRRDLAFAETGFTPRRMRNVRRAQIAESGVVIRETYASPEVAEVVAAVAGQAVYSCPYEPEQFVVTQLDRVGDTHGWHWDDYSFALVWVAECPDTVDGGFVECVPGTVWDKQQPGIEQVLRDRAIHRLEAGPGQVYLMRASTTLHRVHPIRRGRRTIVNMAFAAEDELSRPVSHETMDALWSEPGD; this comes from the coding sequence ATGACCGGTGGTGTGAACACGAGGTACGAAGTCGAACATGCGCAGCGGATCGCCGCCGCGCATGACGACCTGGAGCGGCACGGTGCCGCGGTGGTGTCCTGGCTCTTTCCCGCGTCAGTTCGGTATGCGATTGCGGCTGAGGCCATCTGGTTGGCGGAGCAGTTGGGCGTCCGTCGGGACTTGGCTTTCGCCGAGACAGGTTTCACGCCTCGCCGGATGAGGAACGTGAGGCGGGCGCAGATCGCGGAGAGCGGAGTTGTGATCCGGGAGACGTATGCATCACCCGAGGTCGCCGAGGTTGTGGCTGCCGTGGCCGGTCAAGCTGTGTATTCATGCCCGTATGAGCCCGAACAGTTCGTGGTTACCCAGCTGGACCGGGTGGGTGACACGCATGGATGGCATTGGGACGATTACAGTTTCGCGCTGGTGTGGGTGGCCGAATGCCCGGACACCGTTGACGGCGGATTCGTCGAGTGTGTCCCGGGCACGGTGTGGGATAAGCAGCAGCCGGGCATCGAGCAGGTACTTCGTGATCGCGCGATCCACCGGCTGGAGGCCGGTCCGGGACAGGTGTATCTCATGCGGGCGAGTACGACGCTGCATCGGGTGCACCCGATTCGGCGGGGCCGCCGCACGATTGTGAACATGGCGTTCGCGGCGGAGGATGAATTGTCGCGGCCCGTATCGCACGAGACGATGGACGCACTGTGGTCCGAGCCTGGGGATTGA
- a CDS encoding DUF397 domain-containing protein, with the protein MNTGTRLEWRTSSYSSNGENCVEVAPSAGWRTSSHSGAGENCVDVAPRDSRVYLRHSKHPSHGTITFDLHAWTAFIDESRSGSRSANGIVNVRKDGADTLVQTADGAIRLRFDDGEWTAFVAGARDGEFDFLPNTN; encoded by the coding sequence GTGAACACCGGCACCCGCCTCGAATGGCGGACATCCAGCTACAGCAGCAACGGCGAGAACTGCGTCGAGGTCGCCCCCTCCGCCGGCTGGCGGACATCCAGCCACAGCGGGGCCGGTGAGAACTGCGTGGACGTCGCCCCCCGCGATAGTCGCGTCTACCTGCGGCACAGCAAGCACCCCTCGCACGGCACGATCACCTTCGATCTCCACGCATGGACCGCGTTTATCGACGAATCGCGCAGCGGCTCGCGCAGCGCCAACGGCATCGTCAATGTCCGCAAGGACGGAGCGGACACCCTCGTCCAGACTGCGGATGGCGCGATCAGGCTCCGCTTCGACGATGGCGAATGGACCGCCTTCGTTGCCGGAGCCCGCGACGGCGAATTCGATTTCCTGCCGAACACGAATTGA
- a CDS encoding glycosyltransferase family 25 protein, with protein MTNLDDIATYVVNLPRRKDRRAWISARLPSAMTVTYTSDLDVVIDGRQLATSDLQALGIKLFDWQIDSDNPWWNRPLKYGEIGCTLAHLACWNHAEKHSAAPYTLILEDDATLPPEFAPRLLQTLNLIDEVDIAFDMLYLGRDLLRPDTPTPVPGIVHPGYSHCSYAYLLTRSGLRTALSTELTEAIVPVDEFLPALYTPHPRPDVRARFAPRLTALAFDPPLVTQRPKDDAGSDTENSDFIRW; from the coding sequence GTGACGAATCTGGACGACATCGCCACCTATGTCGTGAATCTGCCACGGCGGAAAGACCGCCGAGCATGGATCAGCGCCCGGCTACCTTCGGCAATGACGGTCACCTACACCTCGGACCTCGACGTGGTCATCGACGGCCGGCAACTCGCCACCAGCGACCTCCAGGCGCTTGGAATCAAGCTGTTCGACTGGCAAATCGACTCCGACAACCCGTGGTGGAATCGACCGCTCAAATACGGCGAAATAGGCTGCACTCTCGCTCATCTCGCATGCTGGAACCACGCCGAGAAGCACAGCGCAGCCCCGTACACTCTGATCCTCGAAGACGACGCGACCCTCCCACCGGAATTCGCACCACGCCTTCTCCAGACCCTGAACCTGATCGACGAAGTCGATATCGCATTCGACATGCTGTACCTCGGGCGCGACCTGCTCCGGCCGGACACCCCTACGCCGGTTCCCGGGATCGTCCACCCCGGCTACAGCCACTGCAGCTACGCCTATCTGCTCACTCGCAGTGGCCTGCGTACCGCACTGTCCACCGAACTCACCGAGGCCATCGTGCCGGTCGACGAGTTCCTTCCCGCCCTCTACACACCACATCCACGACCCGATGTGCGGGCACGGTTCGCACCGCGACTCACCGCGCTAGCGTTCGATCCGCCGCTGGTCACACAACGACCGAAGGACGACGCCGGCAGCGACACCGAGAATTCCGACTTCATTCGGTGGTGA
- a CDS encoding glycine--tRNA ligase produces the protein MTTATAHNDNPSVPVSMQEAILRLQAYWSQRGCLLGQPFNTEVGAGTMNPATLLSVLGPEIWNVAYVEPSVRPDDSRYGKNPNRLQTHTQFQVILKPEPGDPQELYLGSLAALGIDLDAHDVRFVEDNWAQPAIGAWGLGWEVWLDGMEITQFTYFQQVAGQNLDPIPVEITYGLERILMAIQGVTHFEHIAYAPGVSYGEVFGQSEYEMSRYYLDDADIDTTRGLLAAYSAEADRMITTRLPVPAHVHVLKSSHAFNILDSRGAVSTAERAKWFAVMRKQSREIAALWTDLRAEAGYPRGVHAPPPLATSPVDPATITSAPGSVLLFEIGTEELPPHVVTASISSVRATLIELLDSTALPHGEITVQATPRRIGVRVEGIADREPDSVNVRRGPKVAAAYDADGKSTPALAGFLRAQGVSADDLQRIEVGGAEHVAVESTRAGRSAAVVLTDVLSRLTLSLRADKNMRWRDPELSFSRPIRWLTALLGDQILPITAGTLVAGRSTRGHRQSATPTFDLPAADHYLPVLEAAGIVVDPVERRARVVSSAAALAEAANGRIDVDGDADLIDEITNLVESPTGILGHFDPKYLDLPEQILITVMRKHQRYLPVRSGAGDLLPVFVTMANGDCDADVVRGGNENVLRARFEDAAFFWNVDLTIAPDQFRARLGALMFHEKVGTMADRADRIATAASILGTRSGLPAADAATLTRAGALAKFDLATQMVIEMTSLAGTMAREYATKSRESEPVATALWEMELPRSSGDDLPTTTPGALLALADRFDLLVAMLAVGAKLTGNADPYGLRRAAAGILAILRDHPELADVTIPIGLRTAADQLRGQGLTIDPAVLSTAEELITTRYEQRLRDEAVGPGLIAAVRPSAEAPHRADMLIDQISEASEDNRFADLVEGLQRIMRILPPAAPTTYDPARLIGPAEQQLLTVMGSVPVADGKPLTEWIPHGHTLIEPLTTFFDDVLVMADDPADRTARLGLLAAILAKAPAGIDWREVHQMLQKRDG, from the coding sequence ATGACCACGGCAACTGCCCACAACGACAACCCCTCCGTCCCCGTATCGATGCAGGAAGCGATCCTTCGTCTGCAGGCGTACTGGTCGCAGCGAGGTTGCCTGCTGGGTCAGCCGTTCAACACCGAGGTCGGTGCCGGCACGATGAACCCCGCCACGCTGCTGAGTGTGCTGGGTCCGGAAATCTGGAACGTCGCCTACGTCGAACCATCCGTACGTCCCGACGACTCTCGATACGGTAAGAACCCGAACCGCTTGCAGACCCACACCCAGTTCCAGGTGATACTCAAACCTGAACCGGGTGATCCGCAGGAGTTGTACCTGGGTTCGCTGGCCGCGCTCGGTATCGACCTCGATGCCCACGATGTGCGGTTCGTGGAGGACAACTGGGCTCAGCCGGCGATCGGGGCGTGGGGTCTGGGCTGGGAAGTCTGGCTCGACGGTATGGAGATCACCCAGTTCACCTACTTCCAACAGGTCGCGGGACAGAACCTCGACCCGATCCCGGTCGAGATCACCTACGGCCTCGAGCGGATCCTGATGGCGATCCAGGGCGTCACACACTTCGAGCACATCGCCTACGCGCCCGGCGTCAGCTACGGCGAAGTGTTCGGCCAGTCTGAGTACGAGATGTCGCGCTACTACCTCGACGACGCCGACATCGACACCACCCGTGGCCTGCTCGCCGCGTACTCGGCCGAAGCCGACCGGATGATCACCACCCGGCTGCCGGTCCCTGCGCATGTACATGTCCTGAAATCCAGCCACGCATTCAACATTCTGGATTCGCGCGGTGCGGTGAGTACAGCCGAGCGCGCGAAGTGGTTCGCGGTGATGCGCAAGCAATCCCGCGAGATCGCCGCCCTGTGGACCGACTTACGTGCGGAGGCCGGGTATCCGCGCGGAGTACACGCCCCGCCGCCGCTGGCCACTTCTCCCGTCGATCCCGCCACGATCACTTCAGCACCCGGATCGGTGCTGCTGTTCGAGATCGGCACCGAGGAACTACCGCCGCATGTCGTGACCGCGAGCATTTCCAGCGTGCGCGCCACACTCATCGAACTCCTTGATTCCACTGCCCTGCCGCATGGTGAGATCACCGTGCAGGCGACCCCACGCCGGATCGGCGTGCGAGTCGAGGGCATCGCCGATAGGGAACCCGACAGCGTGAACGTGCGCCGGGGCCCGAAGGTCGCCGCAGCCTACGATGCCGACGGTAAATCCACTCCGGCTCTCGCCGGTTTCCTTCGTGCGCAGGGTGTTTCGGCCGATGATCTGCAACGGATCGAAGTCGGCGGTGCCGAGCACGTCGCGGTCGAGAGCACTCGCGCCGGCCGTTCGGCGGCAGTGGTACTCACCGATGTCCTGTCCCGGCTCACCCTGTCGTTGCGGGCGGACAAGAACATGCGCTGGCGTGATCCGGAATTGAGTTTCTCCCGCCCTATCCGATGGCTCACCGCGCTACTCGGCGACCAGATCCTCCCGATCACCGCCGGCACATTGGTAGCGGGCCGCAGCACCCGAGGCCACCGCCAGTCCGCTACACCGACGTTCGATCTCCCTGCCGCCGACCACTATCTCCCAGTACTCGAGGCCGCGGGAATCGTCGTCGACCCGGTCGAGCGCCGCGCACGCGTCGTGTCCTCGGCCGCCGCTCTGGCTGAGGCCGCGAACGGCCGGATCGACGTCGACGGCGACGCCGACCTGATCGATGAGATCACCAACCTCGTCGAATCCCCGACCGGTATCCTGGGCCATTTCGACCCGAAATACCTCGACCTGCCAGAACAAATCCTCATCACTGTGATGCGCAAGCATCAGCGTTACCTCCCGGTCCGCTCCGGCGCGGGTGACCTGCTGCCGGTCTTCGTGACGATGGCCAACGGCGACTGCGACGCCGACGTCGTCCGCGGCGGCAACGAAAACGTGCTCCGCGCCCGCTTCGAGGATGCCGCGTTCTTCTGGAATGTCGACCTGACCATCGCCCCTGACCAGTTCCGGGCCCGGCTCGGGGCACTCATGTTCCACGAGAAGGTCGGCACCATGGCTGACCGCGCCGACCGCATTGCCACAGCGGCCTCCATACTTGGCACCCGCAGTGGCCTCCCTGCTGCTGACGCGGCCACCTTGACCCGCGCTGGTGCCCTCGCGAAGTTCGACCTCGCCACCCAAATGGTGATCGAAATGACCTCCCTCGCCGGCACTATGGCGCGCGAATACGCGACCAAGTCCCGCGAATCCGAACCAGTGGCCACGGCACTGTGGGAAATGGAGCTGCCCCGCTCGTCCGGAGACGACCTCCCCACCACCACACCCGGCGCGCTCCTTGCATTGGCAGACCGCTTCGACCTCCTGGTCGCGATGCTCGCCGTCGGCGCCAAACTCACCGGCAACGCCGACCCCTACGGCCTGCGCCGCGCGGCAGCCGGAATCCTGGCAATCCTGCGCGACCACCCCGAACTCGCCGACGTCACCATCCCAATCGGCCTCAGGACCGCCGCCGACCAACTCCGCGGCCAGGGCCTCACCATCGACCCCGCGGTCCTGTCCACTGCTGAGGAACTGATCACCACCCGCTACGAGCAGCGACTCCGCGACGAAGCAGTCGGTCCAGGACTCATCGCCGCAGTCCGTCCCTCCGCCGAGGCCCCGCATCGCGCGGACATGTTGATCGACCAGATCAGCGAAGCCAGCGAGGACAACCGATTCGCCGACCTTGTGGAAGGACTGCAACGGATCATGCGGATCCTGCCTCCCGCCGCGCCCACCACCTACGACCCCGCTAGGCTCATCGGCCCCGCCGAGCAGCAGCTCCTGACCGTGATGGGTTCGGTGCCTGTTGCCGATGGCAAGCCGTTGACCGAATGGATCCCCCACGGCCACACCCTGATCGAGCCACTGACCACGTTTTTCGACGATGTCCTGGTCATGGCCGACGACCCCGCCGACCGCACCGCACGGCTGGGTCTACTGGCCGCGATCCTGGCGAAAGCTCCAGCCGGAATCGACTGGCGAGAAGTCCACCAAATGCTGCAGAAGCGGGATGGATGA
- a CDS encoding alpha/beta hydrolase, translated as MDGVRLDAAVHMASVPAKGVVLLVHGITVDMDEGGGMFVRLAERLTAVGFDVVRFSFRGHGNSGGTQRGVTIAGECLDLEAAVQFLQGRFPGRFSIVAASFGAVSTVLSLPWLADGLDRLVLWNPVLDLRHTFLEPDLAWGEENFGASQRKLLHDTGVLVVDGEFELGRVLFSEFAHYDPLARFLDSTVPSLIVHGDRDTAVSYEISARAAMSRPNTALRTIAGSDHGFDSREREDQAISETVDWLVGQVAPAS; from the coding sequence GTGGACGGTGTGCGGCTCGACGCAGCGGTCCATATGGCATCCGTTCCGGCCAAGGGGGTCGTGCTGCTGGTGCACGGGATCACTGTGGATATGGACGAGGGCGGTGGGATGTTCGTCCGCTTGGCCGAGCGACTGACCGCTGTGGGATTTGATGTCGTGCGGTTCTCGTTCCGGGGGCATGGAAACAGCGGTGGGACGCAACGCGGAGTGACCATTGCTGGCGAGTGCCTGGATCTGGAGGCTGCGGTGCAGTTCCTCCAGGGGCGGTTTCCGGGCCGGTTTTCGATTGTGGCGGCTAGTTTCGGGGCCGTGTCCACGGTGCTGTCGCTGCCGTGGCTTGCTGATGGGCTTGATCGGTTGGTGCTGTGGAATCCTGTCCTCGACCTGCGGCATACGTTCCTGGAGCCGGATTTGGCGTGGGGTGAAGAGAACTTCGGCGCGTCGCAGCGCAAACTATTGCACGACACCGGAGTCCTGGTGGTCGACGGGGAATTCGAACTCGGCCGCGTGTTGTTCAGCGAGTTCGCCCACTACGACCCACTGGCACGATTCCTCGACAGCACCGTGCCGTCGCTGATCGTCCATGGAGACCGTGACACCGCGGTCTCCTACGAGATTTCCGCTCGGGCCGCGATGTCGAGGCCGAATACGGCGCTGCGTACCATCGCTGGTTCGGATCACGGCTTCGACTCGCGGGAGCGCGAAGATCAGGCGATCTCGGAGACGGTTGACTGGCTGGTCGGCCAGGTCGCGCCCGCCTCGTGA
- a CDS encoding acyltransferase: MIIGEHCVLGCPKETRLREAQRGRWSAGTPVVIGDRSLLFNQVIIQEGTALGMECVVEDRARIGYGCVIGDRTRVVHGAYICDRVTIGADACVAGFVCDATVIGDRATVMGELVHEYTSPHLGWWGVDEEPPVVEADSVVGFGARVVGGVRIGPRSYVAAGAVVTKNVPSEHVVTGVNVHTPIGEWPGKRLSALIEHWTAPRPMR, encoded by the coding sequence GTGATCATCGGCGAGCACTGCGTTCTGGGATGCCCGAAGGAAACGCGTCTGCGGGAAGCTCAACGTGGGCGATGGTCGGCGGGTACTCCTGTCGTGATCGGAGATCGGAGTCTGCTGTTCAACCAGGTCATCATCCAGGAAGGCACAGCTCTTGGCATGGAGTGCGTGGTAGAAGACCGGGCACGGATCGGGTACGGGTGTGTGATCGGCGACCGGACCCGGGTCGTCCACGGCGCCTACATCTGTGATCGCGTCACGATCGGCGCGGACGCGTGTGTCGCTGGGTTCGTTTGCGATGCGACGGTGATCGGTGACCGCGCGACCGTGATGGGCGAGCTGGTCCACGAGTACACGAGTCCGCATCTGGGTTGGTGGGGAGTGGATGAAGAACCGCCCGTGGTCGAGGCGGATTCGGTGGTCGGGTTTGGTGCACGAGTGGTCGGCGGCGTCCGGATCGGGCCTCGCAGCTACGTCGCGGCCGGCGCGGTCGTGACCAAGAACGTGCCGAGTGAGCACGTCGTCACCGGCGTCAATGTTCACACGCCGATCGGCGAGTGGCCCGGTAAACGTCTTTCGGCGCTGATCGAACACTGGACGGCACCGCGACCGATGCGGTGA
- a CDS encoding radical SAM protein: MPATLSRALTQQLRYRADLGLLFDPHTGTFHRLRNAVAESMVSLMFSGADDDTVIGDIAQRYNAAPSRVAADAADLVATLTSPQPAAVQDDGRGSLLGVDKRFDTKLDFPLRLEIELTAVCNWACGFCYNVWKIDPDMSDAEVRRAVKALPEKHIPTELACSILDECADRGCFVIRYSGGETLLHPDAMEIFEHGGRRGLYQVVFTNGHFLTAERAKRLAAANVRCVLVSIHGDRDTHNELTGHPRAYDRAIDAMRLLIDAGITVVAEMTLVKSNIDGALDVIRDVHALGVREFGVMRYVPTGRHDDRYGIPVSVTMPLITRIDHLLATECPGMTVAWPCAQKVCTSDTDTPLRSDDPTLGLRLSQISGHCESGMVWGSVSYDGRLRNCPHSNVYFGSLHTEPLAGAWPALTDAVHAAVATRPTCTGCAVADACRGGCHLPSFFAPATGVALGMPALATDRISG; encoded by the coding sequence ATGCCCGCCACCCTGTCCCGGGCCCTGACCCAGCAGCTGAGATACCGTGCCGACCTCGGCCTGCTGTTCGACCCACACACCGGCACCTTCCATCGACTCCGCAACGCGGTCGCCGAATCGATGGTGTCCCTGATGTTCTCCGGCGCCGATGACGACACCGTCATCGGCGATATCGCGCAGCGCTACAACGCCGCCCCCTCACGCGTCGCCGCCGACGCCGCCGACCTGGTCGCCACCCTGACCTCCCCGCAGCCAGCAGCCGTCCAGGACGACGGCCGCGGATCGTTGCTGGGCGTCGACAAGCGGTTCGACACGAAGCTGGACTTCCCGCTGCGGCTGGAAATCGAGCTCACCGCCGTATGCAACTGGGCGTGCGGATTCTGCTACAACGTGTGGAAGATCGACCCGGACATGAGCGACGCCGAGGTCCGGCGCGCGGTAAAAGCATTGCCGGAAAAGCATATTCCGACCGAGCTGGCATGCTCGATCCTCGACGAATGCGCAGACCGGGGCTGTTTCGTCATCCGCTACAGCGGCGGTGAGACACTGCTGCACCCCGATGCGATGGAGATCTTCGAACACGGTGGACGCCGCGGCCTGTACCAGGTGGTGTTCACCAACGGCCACTTCCTCACCGCCGAACGGGCGAAGCGGCTGGCAGCAGCGAACGTGCGCTGTGTCCTCGTCTCGATCCACGGCGACCGCGACACCCACAACGAACTGACCGGCCATCCCCGCGCCTATGACCGCGCGATCGACGCGATGCGACTGCTGATCGACGCCGGCATCACCGTGGTCGCGGAGATGACACTGGTCAAAAGCAACATCGACGGTGCGCTGGACGTCATCCGCGATGTGCATGCGCTCGGGGTGCGCGAGTTCGGCGTCATGCGCTACGTCCCGACCGGCCGCCACGACGACCGCTACGGCATTCCGGTGTCGGTCACCATGCCGCTGATCACCCGCATCGACCACCTCCTTGCCACCGAATGCCCCGGGATGACGGTGGCGTGGCCCTGCGCGCAGAAGGTGTGCACCTCCGATACCGACACCCCGTTACGGTCCGACGACCCAACCCTCGGATTGCGGCTGTCGCAGATATCCGGGCACTGCGAATCGGGAATGGTGTGGGGCAGCGTCTCCTACGACGGCCGATTGCGGAACTGTCCGCACTCCAACGTCTACTTCGGTTCCCTGCACACCGAACCCCTCGCCGGAGCATGGCCCGCCTTGACCGACGCCGTGCACGCAGCGGTCGCCACCAGGCCAACCTGCACCGGTTGCGCAGTCGCCGACGCCTGCCGCGGCGGCTGCCACCTGCCCAGCTTCTTCGCTCCAGCGACCGGAGTAGCGCTCGGAATGCCCGCTCTCGCCACCGATAGGATTTCCGGATGA